A DNA window from Candidatus Poribacteria bacterium contains the following coding sequences:
- a CDS encoding type II toxin-antitoxin system VapC family toxin → MRYFLDTSALVKIYHKEEGSKYVIEIYKEGEVVISELAAIEFLSAIYRKFREKEISELALKAVCDKFSEDLEARYGLLQFSPLVIDEARNLIQKHGRSRSLKTLDSLQLAFFLVFCDKEDKFLCADKGLLEIAREEGVSVIDVKGGDGHV, encoded by the coding sequence GTGAGATATTTCCTTGATACATCAGCACTGGTGAAGATATATCACAAGGAAGAGGGATCAAAGTATGTTATTGAGATCTATAAAGAAGGAGAAGTCGTTATCTCAGAGCTAGCAGCGATTGAATTTCTTTCGGCAATTTACCGTAAATTCAGAGAGAAAGAGATAAGCGAACTCGCTTTAAAAGCTGTTTGTGATAAGTTTAGCGAAGACCTTGAGGCTAGATACGGTCTCCTTCAGTTTTCACCCTTAGTTATAGATGAAGCTCGAAATCTGATCCAAAAGCATGGAAGATCAAGATCTTTGAAGACATTGGATAGCTTACAACTAGCTTTCTTTCTTGTTTTTTGTGATAAAGAAGATAAGTTTCTATGTGCTGATAAAGGCCTTTTAGAAATCGCAAGGGAAGAAGGGGTATCGGTAATTGATGTAAAAGGCGGCGATGGTCATGTATGA
- a CDS encoding segregation/condensation protein A, translating to MYEVKLETFQGPLDLLLHLIQKNEMDIYDIPIAEITRQYLEYLDLMKALDLEVASEFLVMAATLLQIKSRSMLPAPAPEEIEFVEGAREELVRQLLEYKRFKEAAEKLRALEMEREKIFFREVDRRELENKEYAIEASLFDLLSALRDVLSRFPDEPMEISEEDITVEDKMDQIMTLLSEREELSFNRIFSELASKREVIVTFLAILELIRIHRLIAYQTTMFGDIILRKRKADDDGGA from the coding sequence ATGTATGAGGTGAAACTGGAAACCTTTCAAGGGCCGCTGGATCTGCTGCTCCATCTCATTCAGAAGAACGAGATGGACATATACGATATCCCTATCGCCGAGATCACGCGACAATATCTGGAGTATCTCGATCTGATGAAAGCGTTGGACCTTGAGGTCGCCTCCGAATTCCTGGTTATGGCGGCAACCCTGCTTCAGATAAAATCACGCAGCATGCTCCCCGCACCTGCACCCGAGGAGATCGAATTCGTGGAGGGCGCCAGGGAGGAGCTGGTGAGGCAATTGCTCGAATACAAGAGGTTCAAGGAGGCGGCGGAGAAACTCAGAGCGCTTGAGATGGAAAGGGAGAAGATCTTCTTCAGGGAAGTCGATCGGAGGGAACTCGAGAACAAAGAGTATGCGATCGAAGCCAGCCTATTCGATCTGCTCTCCGCCCTGAGAGATGTGCTCTCCAGGTTTCCCGATGAACCTATGGAGATCAGCGAGGAGGATATCACCGTTGAGGACAAGATGGATCAAATCATGACCTTGTTGTCGGAGAGGGAAGAACTGAGCTTCAACCGAATCTTCTCCGAACTGGCTTCCAAGAGGGAGGTGATCGTCACTTTCCTGGCGATACTGGAGCTCATAAGAATTCACCGTCTGATAGCCTATCAGACGACCATGTTCGGGGATATAATACTTCGGAAGCGTAAGGCCGATGACGATGGGGGAGCGTGA
- a CDS encoding class I SAM-dependent methyltransferase, whose protein sequence is MTMGERELRRFYEDQYGKVDESFIRWRSLCAEDKVRNIVDLTRGMNFGSVIDIGSGTGAVIKRLSEMDFAESYYAVDLSERAIRIVRSAGIKGLRGALVADAAMLPFSDKSFDLAILSHVLEHVAEPKAVLREASRIARLVFVEIPIENTPILNFTWWLRKIIRGRKRPDNRYGHVIFFTERSADDLYRRGGLVKRRSRRYILDRERMLFQKRGFWYIYNYLIYLLSRLLGGRLTARLYYCHYAALLKGVGDGGEGA, encoded by the coding sequence ATGACGATGGGGGAGCGTGAGCTGAGGAGGTTTTATGAGGATCAATATGGGAAGGTGGATGAGTCCTTCATCCGATGGCGATCGCTCTGTGCCGAGGATAAGGTGAGAAATATCGTCGATCTCACAAGGGGCATGAACTTCGGCTCCGTTATCGATATCGGATCCGGAACGGGAGCGGTTATCAAGAGGTTGTCGGAGATGGATTTCGCTGAAAGCTATTATGCTGTAGATCTGTCGGAGAGGGCCATAAGGATCGTCAGATCGGCCGGGATCAAAGGGCTTCGGGGGGCGTTGGTCGCGGATGCGGCCATGCTTCCGTTTTCGGACAAAAGCTTCGATCTCGCCATATTGTCTCACGTTCTGGAACATGTCGCCGAGCCAAAAGCCGTCTTAAGGGAGGCATCGAGGATCGCAAGGCTCGTGTTCGTCGAGATACCCATCGAGAACACGCCGATCCTTAATTTCACCTGGTGGCTTCGGAAAATCATAAGGGGGAGAAAGCGGCCGGATAACAGATACGGGCATGTAATCTTTTTCACCGAGAGGAGCGCGGATGATCTGTATAGAAGAGGGGGGCTGGTCAAACGTCGCTCTCGGAGATACATCCTTGACAGGGAGAGAATGCTGTTTCAAAAGAGAGGGTTCTGGTACATTTATAACTATCTGATCTATCTCCTCTCGCGCCTTTTGGGAGGGAGATTGACCGCCCGGCTTTACTATTGCCACTATGCCGCTTTGCTAAAGGGGGTGGGGGATGGAGGCGAAGGAGCTTAA
- the scpB gene encoding SMC-Scp complex subunit ScpB, producing MEAKELKGIIEAFLFVSGDPLKPDRIASTLEVEEVVVRSILEELKAEYEERLGGMQIVEVAGGYQMTTRPEHAEWLRKFYTKQVPTRLSRSALETLAIIAYKQPITKAEVDAIRGVNSDSVINSLLAKGLITISGRKRSPGRPLLYSTTDKFLHHFGLKDLSDLPSLEEMEGIFTDS from the coding sequence ATGGAGGCGAAGGAGCTTAAAGGGATAATAGAGGCTTTTCTGTTCGTATCCGGTGATCCCCTCAAGCCCGATCGGATCGCCTCTACCCTGGAGGTCGAGGAGGTGGTGGTCAGATCGATTTTGGAGGAGCTTAAGGCGGAGTATGAGGAACGACTGGGTGGGATGCAGATCGTCGAGGTCGCCGGTGGATATCAGATGACCACGCGGCCGGAACATGCCGAATGGCTGCGCAAGTTCTACACCAAGCAGGTTCCCACAAGGCTCTCAAGGTCCGCCCTGGAGACGCTGGCGATAATCGCCTATAAACAGCCGATAACTAAGGCTGAGGTGGACGCCATAAGGGGGGTCAACAGCGATAGCGTCATAAACTCGCTTCTGGCCAAAGGGCTCATAACCATATCCGGCAGAAAGCGTTCCCCCGGAAGACCGCTCCTCTACTCGACCACCGATAAATTCCTCCATCACTTCGGGCTTAAAGATCTATCCGATCTGCCTTCTCTTGAGGAGATGGAGGGAATCTTCACCGATTCATAG
- a CDS encoding PorV/PorQ family protein: MSKEWVRKFPYFVTLILLTLGFIVPYGEAGAGRTAAQFLSLGGGTRAAAMGEAYSTSSGDVMAILWNPGGLAGVKEIQTAISYNNAGARFGEAGEGIYYGIFAAAFPAGDLGVFGLGLQLNGQGVIDVTVDSPEVVRQESLGTNWALTLSYADEFLPNLKAGVSGRIIRQKLGPESATAYAADIGLQYRISPLTLGVSVQNWGTRIQFKDANQSDPLPRTMRMGVGFQILDSKYHKARITGDLVAFIDKFKEDEDEMQFAIQQRKEKLIQAGETPPSDDELRRQIEEERGIGIYAFKPSNMQKSLGFEYWFADILALRVGYKDDPYVQTSSFNDKLNYGFGIRFKNYQFDYASIPGGGPNNVRLNTFDLLFRF; encoded by the coding sequence ATGTCAAAGGAATGGGTTCGGAAGTTTCCATACTTTGTGACGTTGATCCTGCTGACGTTGGGGTTTATAGTTCCCTACGGTGAGGCGGGAGCGGGCAGGACGGCCGCTCAATTTCTCTCCCTGGGAGGAGGAACGAGAGCCGCGGCGATGGGTGAGGCCTACTCGACCTCGTCCGGCGACGTGATGGCGATACTGTGGAATCCAGGCGGGTTGGCAGGCGTTAAGGAGATTCAGACCGCCATATCCTATAACAACGCCGGCGCTCGCTTCGGCGAAGCGGGAGAGGGAATATACTACGGCATATTTGCCGCAGCCTTCCCCGCGGGCGATCTCGGCGTCTTCGGCCTCGGATTGCAGCTTAACGGCCAGGGTGTGATAGATGTGACCGTCGACTCGCCTGAGGTGGTCAGACAGGAATCGCTCGGCACGAACTGGGCGCTCACTCTCTCCTACGCCGACGAGTTCCTCCCGAACCTCAAAGCGGGCGTCAGCGGAAGGATCATCCGACAGAAGCTCGGTCCCGAATCGGCCACCGCCTATGCAGCCGATATAGGCCTGCAATACAGGATATCACCTCTGACGTTAGGGGTATCGGTGCAGAACTGGGGTACAAGGATACAGTTCAAAGACGCCAACCAGAGCGATCCGCTGCCCAGGACGATGAGAATGGGGGTGGGATTCCAGATACTGGACAGCAAGTATCATAAGGCCAGGATCACGGGCGACCTCGTGGCCTTCATCGACAAGTTCAAGGAGGACGAGGATGAGATGCAATTCGCTATCCAACAGCGTAAGGAGAAACTGATACAGGCGGGAGAGACACCACCAAGCGACGATGAGCTGAGACGTCAGATCGAGGAGGAACGGGGAATAGGCATATATGCCTTTAAGCCTTCCAACATGCAGAAAAGCCTGGGATTTGAATACTGGTTCGCCGATATCTTAGCCTTGAGAGTGGGATATAAGGATGACCCGTATGTACAGACGAGCTCCTTCAACGACAAGCTGAACTACGGCTTCGGCATCAGGTTCAAGAACTACCAGTTCGATTATGCCTCCATCCCCGGAGGAGGCCCGAATAACGTCAGGCTTAATACCTTCGACCTGCTTTTCAGGTTCTAA
- a CDS encoding carbohydrate binding domain-containing protein produces MFVTLMVWMAYTAEPDVPFHIPWEIPSDSLVDASISFDPPAGKHGFITVRDGHLYFTDGTRARFWGTNLSGGGCFPSKEIAPKLVDRLARFGFNLVRFHGMDSRWGNTIFDKSYPDTRHFDPEQLDRLDYLIYLLRKRGIYVNLNLHVGRRFTEADGVKQADWLAYAKYCTIFDPRMIELQKEYARMLLTHRNPYTGLTYAEDPAVVIVELTNENSLFNGWLSGRLRGKQTEPPKGAWTDIPPYYAEELTRLYNEWLTRRYPSIDALARAWSVGSHEPGPQMLVNGDFSQAKSGWGLFLKPPAAARFEVTDEGYDDSPCAKITIENVTDTRWHVMLTQRRLKLRGDKSYRVVFYARASTPRNLSVEVCHDGPWRGYGNGRFEIASDWRRYEFTFRMDEDDDSVRMSFHLGDATGVVWIDDVILQEAPIYGLHEREDPWSSTVHRLQPEEFTSYTLARFRDEALFYFELEKRYYLDMYRFLKDELGVHALIEGTNHNYGLPNLWAQSLMDLMDCHAYWQHPHFPRQPWSRTDWFIENTPMLDKPHESTIARLCRSSVLGKPFTVSEYNHPFPNEYDCEAPLVIAAYAALQDWDAVYFYTFGHRWTDRELSGDVVTGYFDICNEVSKLCQMPVASISFITGAIKPAKRLVTISYSRERTFDSLRGKRHGIQFFTDGELSPLLPLVHRFRVVGFDAGRTTSADEVGFQEPKGRIVSDTGELAWEANGERTGLMTINTPRLQAAIGWLGDRKVKLDDVTIEVKTPFCAVSVISTDGKPIRRSESLLIVAAARCANTGMVWNEERTSIDDQWGGPPILIEPVEGEISLHREVGSPPLILFALDGSGRPKGKGQISSPFHLGREYETVWYAVKAER; encoded by the coding sequence ATGTTCGTCACGCTTATGGTATGGATGGCCTATACGGCAGAACCGGACGTGCCGTTCCATATCCCCTGGGAAATCCCATCCGATTCGCTGGTGGATGCCAGCATATCGTTTGATCCGCCGGCGGGTAAGCACGGGTTCATCACCGTGCGCGACGGCCATCTATATTTCACCGACGGCACGAGAGCGCGCTTTTGGGGGACAAACCTGTCTGGCGGAGGATGTTTCCCATCCAAGGAGATAGCCCCGAAGCTCGTCGATCGGCTGGCTCGGTTCGGCTTCAACCTGGTGCGCTTCCACGGTATGGACTCGCGCTGGGGCAACACGATATTCGATAAGAGCTATCCCGATACGCGACATTTCGATCCCGAGCAGCTCGATCGGCTGGATTATCTGATATACCTCCTGCGTAAACGCGGGATCTACGTCAATTTGAACCTACATGTGGGACGCAGATTCACGGAGGCCGACGGCGTGAAACAGGCGGATTGGCTCGCATACGCGAAATACTGCACCATATTTGATCCCCGCATGATAGAGCTTCAAAAGGAATATGCCCGCATGTTGCTTACCCATCGAAACCCGTATACGGGCCTCACCTATGCCGAAGATCCCGCTGTGGTCATCGTGGAGCTGACCAACGAAAACTCGCTGTTCAACGGCTGGCTCTCCGGCAGGCTACGAGGCAAGCAAACAGAGCCGCCAAAGGGCGCCTGGACGGATATACCGCCCTATTATGCCGAGGAATTGACGCGGCTCTACAACGAATGGCTCACCAGGAGGTATCCATCGATAGACGCCCTCGCAAGGGCATGGAGCGTGGGCTCACATGAGCCCGGGCCGCAAATGCTAGTCAATGGGGATTTCTCCCAGGCGAAAAGCGGATGGGGGCTCTTCCTGAAACCTCCGGCAGCGGCGAGATTTGAGGTGACCGATGAGGGATATGACGACAGCCCGTGTGCGAAGATCACGATCGAAAACGTGACCGATACGCGCTGGCACGTGATGCTCACACAGAGGAGGCTGAAGCTGAGAGGGGATAAATCATATCGCGTCGTCTTTTACGCCAGGGCCTCTACGCCCCGTAACCTTTCAGTCGAGGTATGTCACGACGGCCCCTGGCGCGGGTACGGAAACGGGCGTTTCGAGATCGCCTCCGATTGGCGGCGATATGAGTTCACGTTCAGAATGGATGAGGATGACGACTCCGTCCGAATGAGCTTCCACCTCGGCGATGCAACTGGCGTCGTGTGGATAGACGACGTTATCCTGCAGGAGGCACCCATCTATGGGCTGCATGAGAGGGAGGATCCGTGGAGCAGCACGGTGCACAGGTTACAGCCTGAGGAGTTCACAAGCTATACCCTCGCTCGATTTCGGGATGAGGCGCTCTTCTACTTCGAGCTCGAAAAGAGGTATTACTTGGATATGTATCGATTTTTGAAGGACGAACTCGGCGTTCATGCCCTCATAGAGGGGACAAATCACAACTACGGCCTCCCGAACCTGTGGGCCCAATCGCTCATGGACCTGATGGACTGTCATGCATACTGGCAGCATCCGCATTTTCCCCGTCAACCATGGTCACGCACCGACTGGTTTATCGAGAACACGCCTATGCTCGATAAACCGCATGAGTCGACCATCGCAAGGCTGTGTCGATCATCGGTGCTCGGAAAGCCCTTCACCGTGAGCGAATACAATCACCCCTTCCCGAACGAGTATGACTGCGAGGCCCCTTTAGTCATAGCCGCATATGCCGCTCTGCAGGATTGGGACGCCGTCTATTTCTACACCTTCGGCCATCGGTGGACCGATCGCGAGCTGAGCGGCGATGTGGTGACGGGGTACTTCGATATCTGCAACGAGGTGTCGAAGCTGTGTCAGATGCCTGTCGCCTCGATCTCCTTCATCACCGGAGCGATCAAACCGGCGAAAAGGCTGGTGACCATCTCCTACAGCAGGGAGCGAACCTTCGATAGCCTTCGGGGAAAACGACACGGGATACAGTTCTTCACGGATGGCGAGCTCTCACCTCTTCTGCCACTGGTGCACCGGTTCAGAGTGGTGGGATTTGATGCCGGTCGAACTACAAGCGCCGATGAGGTGGGATTCCAAGAGCCAAAGGGGCGAATCGTTAGCGACACGGGTGAGTTAGCGTGGGAGGCAAACGGTGAGAGGACCGGACTTATGACGATAAACACGCCGCGCCTTCAGGCTGCCATCGGCTGGCTTGGAGACAGAAAAGTGAAACTGGATGACGTGACGATCGAGGTGAAGACGCCGTTCTGTGCCGTAAGCGTGATAAGCACGGATGGGAAACCGATCCGTCGATCGGAAAGCCTCCTGATCGTGGCGGCGGCGCGCTGTGCCAACACGGGGATGGTTTGGAATGAGGAGCGAACCAGTATCGACGATCAATGGGGAGGGCCGCCGATACTGATCGAGCCGGTCGAGGGAGAGATATCCCTGCACAGAGAGGTCGGCTCACCGCCTCTCATCCTCTTCGCTTTGGACGGCTCCGGACGACCGAAGGGCAAGGGACAGATCTCCTCTCCGTTCCACCTCGGTCGTGAGTATGAAACGGTGTGGTATGCTGTGAAGGCGGAGAGATAG
- a CDS encoding alpha-mannosidase, which yields MPFFDAERNIIAGQIRNRMNEIAGTVYSDRRAIPGWEYVVTGHKQGPAAPPKSGWEPFQIGSSWGGLDVTTWFRTTVTVPEEMDGKKVVLLIRPGGEALAYINGRPVQGLDGNRDEITLAQKAKAGDRFEVMIEAYSNPRFHQIHTFQYADIAVLNEEVRSFLFDVRVAAESALTMPENSAIRGRIFNLLDRCVKMVDLQHIGSPEYFDSIKRARKELNEGLKEFQNSYGMGSLLLAGHSHIDTAWLWPLRETQRKCARTFSTVLKYMEEYPEYHFTQSQPQLYEFTKKYYPEIYEGIKRRVKEGRWEPIGATWVEQDSNISSGESLVRQLLYGNRFFRKEFGIHSRVCWLPDAFGFTWSLPQLLKKAGVDYFVTTKIDWSQYNKFPYSLFWWQGIDGTRVLATMPPLNYNGNVVPRDCLEQWNRFKQKDIYDEVIFSFGHGDGGGGPTKEMLENGLRLKNMAGIPRCRFGKVQDYFDRLEKNLDKSKLPVWNGELYLELHRACQTTQGRTKRNNRKSELLYRDAEIFSSVAMLLGEPYQQEKLYEGWKIILCNQFHDILPGSSIGEVYEDADRDYAKVLKAGGEVLSDALKAIASRIDTSGDGEAIVIFNTLSWTRSDVASLKVEMEEDDFTILDPSGEPVPAQIVRSDGKVKEILFEASEIPPLGYSVYRLIRGKRTRSRPMALKVDQRLLENAFFRVKLNDKGQIISLYDKLADREVLAENGRGNVLELFDDRPHAHDAWDIDFNYEDIRWEVDRVESVKIAESGPVRAAVRVKLRTERSSIDQLIAIYDSIPRIDFITHVDWHEKRTLMKVAFEVDVLSPKATYEIQFGAIERPTHQNTSWDRAKFEVPAQRWADLSETGYGVSILNDCKYGHSIKDNVIRLSLLRSPISPDPNADQGEHFFIYSLYPHKGDWRDARTVRRAYELNVPLIAHLESSHPGDLPSSSWFAAMDGTSVVIDTVKKAEDTDDLILRLYESHGWRGKVRIKFSNPPHRVFECNLMEENDEELKLDDGAVDLYVKPYEVKTLKLRFRS from the coding sequence ATGCCGTTTTTCGATGCCGAACGGAACATAATCGCAGGTCAGATTCGCAACAGGATGAACGAGATAGCGGGGACGGTTTACTCCGATCGCAGAGCGATCCCCGGATGGGAGTATGTCGTGACAGGCCATAAACAGGGCCCTGCTGCCCCCCCGAAGTCCGGCTGGGAACCGTTCCAGATCGGATCGAGCTGGGGCGGTCTGGACGTAACGACCTGGTTCAGGACAACGGTCACCGTTCCGGAGGAGATGGACGGCAAGAAGGTGGTCCTCCTGATCCGTCCCGGCGGCGAGGCGTTGGCCTATATAAACGGGCGTCCGGTTCAGGGGCTCGATGGAAACCGGGATGAGATCACACTCGCTCAAAAGGCCAAGGCGGGCGATCGGTTCGAGGTGATGATCGAGGCTTACAGCAACCCGCGCTTCCACCAGATCCACACCTTCCAATACGCCGACATAGCGGTCCTCAACGAGGAGGTTCGCTCCTTTCTCTTCGATGTCCGTGTAGCTGCCGAGTCGGCGTTGACGATGCCCGAAAACTCAGCCATCAGAGGGAGGATCTTCAACCTGCTCGACCGATGCGTCAAGATGGTGGATCTGCAACATATCGGATCGCCCGAATACTTCGACTCGATTAAAAGGGCGAGAAAGGAGCTGAACGAAGGGCTGAAGGAGTTCCAAAACAGCTACGGTATGGGCAGTCTGCTTCTCGCGGGGCATTCGCACATAGACACCGCCTGGCTTTGGCCGTTACGCGAGACGCAGCGCAAATGCGCTAGAACCTTTTCGACCGTGCTCAAATACATGGAGGAGTACCCGGAGTATCACTTCACGCAGAGTCAGCCCCAGCTCTACGAGTTCACCAAAAAGTACTATCCCGAGATCTACGAGGGGATCAAACGCAGGGTGAAGGAGGGACGATGGGAGCCGATCGGGGCGACGTGGGTGGAACAGGACAGCAACATCTCCTCCGGCGAATCCCTCGTCAGACAACTGCTCTACGGGAACAGGTTCTTCCGTAAGGAATTCGGGATACACTCCAGGGTGTGCTGGCTTCCGGACGCCTTCGGGTTCACCTGGTCGCTGCCCCAGCTCCTTAAAAAGGCCGGCGTGGATTACTTCGTCACCACCAAGATAGACTGGAGCCAGTACAACAAGTTCCCATACAGCCTCTTCTGGTGGCAGGGGATAGACGGTACTAGAGTTTTGGCGACAATGCCCCCGCTCAACTACAATGGAAACGTCGTGCCGCGGGATTGTCTGGAACAGTGGAACAGGTTCAAGCAGAAGGACATCTACGACGAGGTGATCTTCAGCTTCGGACACGGCGACGGAGGCGGCGGACCGACCAAGGAGATGCTGGAAAACGGGCTGAGGCTTAAGAACATGGCCGGTATACCCAGATGCCGCTTCGGAAAAGTTCAGGATTATTTCGACAGGCTCGAGAAAAACCTGGACAAATCCAAGCTCCCCGTCTGGAACGGCGAGCTGTACCTGGAGCTCCATCGCGCATGTCAGACCACCCAGGGCAGGACTAAGAGGAACAACCGCAAGAGCGAGCTTCTATATCGGGATGCCGAGATCTTCTCATCCGTTGCCATGCTGCTGGGAGAGCCGTACCAACAGGAGAAGCTCTACGAGGGATGGAAGATCATACTCTGCAATCAGTTCCATGACATCCTGCCCGGCTCCTCCATCGGTGAGGTCTACGAGGACGCCGATAGGGATTACGCCAAGGTGTTGAAGGCTGGCGGCGAGGTTCTCTCCGATGCCCTGAAGGCGATCGCCTCGAGAATAGATACCTCAGGCGATGGCGAGGCCATCGTGATCTTCAACACCCTATCGTGGACACGATCCGATGTGGCGAGTTTAAAGGTGGAGATGGAGGAGGATGATTTCACCATACTCGATCCGTCCGGCGAACCTGTCCCGGCTCAGATCGTCCGAAGCGATGGAAAGGTCAAGGAGATACTCTTCGAGGCCAGCGAGATTCCGCCTTTGGGCTACTCCGTCTACCGGCTCATACGCGGCAAGAGAACCCGATCCAGGCCGATGGCGCTGAAGGTTGATCAGCGTCTCCTGGAAAACGCCTTCTTCAGGGTGAAGCTGAACGATAAGGGACAGATCATCTCGCTCTACGACAAGCTCGCCGATAGGGAGGTGCTGGCTGAGAACGGCAGGGGAAACGTCCTGGAGCTTTTTGACGACAGACCCCATGCGCATGATGCCTGGGACATAGACTTCAACTACGAGGATATCCGGTGGGAGGTAGATCGGGTCGAGTCGGTCAAGATCGCCGAAAGCGGACCGGTTCGCGCCGCCGTCAGGGTTAAACTCCGCACCGAACGATCCTCGATAGATCAGCTTATAGCTATATACGACTCGATACCCCGTATAGATTTTATAACACATGTGGATTGGCATGAGAAGAGGACCCTGATGAAGGTCGCCTTCGAGGTTGATGTGCTTTCGCCCAAGGCGACATATGAGATCCAGTTCGGAGCCATAGAAAGGCCAACGCATCAGAACACAAGCTGGGATAGGGCCAAGTTCGAGGTTCCGGCTCAGAGATGGGCCGATCTCTCCGAGACGGGATACGGCGTCAGCATCTTAAACGACTGCAAATACGGCCATAGCATCAAGGACAATGTGATCAGACTTTCGCTGCTGCGTTCACCGATCAGCCCCGATCCGAACGCCGATCAGGGCGAACATTTCTTCATCTACTCCCTCTATCCGCACAAGGGCGACTGGAGAGATGCGCGGACGGTGAGGAGGGCATACGAGCTGAACGTCCCGCTGATAGCTCATCTGGAATCCTCACATCCCGGAGATCTCCCATCCTCCAGTTGGTTCGCCGCTATGGACGGGACAAGCGTGGTGATAGATACCGTCAAGAAGGCCGAGGACACGGATGATCTGATCCTTCGACTTTATGAATCCCACGGCTGGCGCGGAAAGGTGAGGATCAAATTCAGTAACCCGCCCCATAGGGTCTTCGAGTGTAACCTGATGGAGGAGAACGACGAGGAGTTGAAGTTAGATGATGGCGCTGTGGATCTCTACGTCAAACCATACGAGGTTAAAACGCTTAAGCTTCGGTTTCGATCATAA